Proteins encoded in a region of the Thermocaproicibacter melissae genome:
- a CDS encoding RrF2 family transcriptional regulator yields MRISSKGRYGLAASIVLAQNYASGAYLTVVNLSERLGISKIYLEQVFSLLKKAEIVHSVKGAQGGYRLARPPQDISVKEVLTALEQSLFEKTEKSVETKAPEIENAMQDAVFSEIDKVVLQTLSGISLYSLMSKAEEYHENDGYMFYI; encoded by the coding sequence ATGCGGATCTCGTCAAAGGGCCGTTATGGCCTTGCCGCTTCCATCGTGCTGGCGCAGAACTACGCAAGCGGGGCCTACCTCACGGTAGTGAACCTCTCGGAGCGGCTCGGGATTTCCAAGATATATTTGGAGCAGGTTTTCTCGCTGTTGAAAAAAGCGGAAATCGTTCACTCCGTCAAAGGTGCGCAGGGAGGATATCGGCTTGCGCGCCCCCCGCAGGATATCAGCGTAAAGGAAGTGCTCACGGCGCTCGAGCAGTCGCTGTTTGAAAAGACGGAGAAATCGGTGGAGACGAAAGCGCCGGAAATTGAAAACGCCATGCAGGACGCGGTCTTTTCGGAAATTGACAAAGTGGTTCTGCAGACGCTTTCCGGCATCTCGCTTTACTCGCTGATGTCAAAGGCCGAGGAATACCACGAAAACGACGGCTATATGTTCTATATCTAA